CCGTAACTGTATGGGTATGTCCCTGACTTTCATTGCCCGTAGTCAATGTTCCGGTCAGGGGGTGATTATGAGCGGGCAAATTCTCAGGGGTCAAAGTAATATTCGCGGAACCAGAATCACTGCCGCCGATGGCGCCGGAGCTTTCCGCGCCGCGCAGAAATTTATTGGTCAGATCCGGAATGTTCGGGTCAGCAACATGATTGGCGGCATTGCAGACTTTCCAGATCTTTTTAAATTCCGCGCCGGTCGCGCTCCACGCTGCGGAACTGAAAGTCAAGATCGCGCCTTTCGGAAAAAAAGTCAGATTGTTAATGTCGCTCGCCAGCATTGGCTGGCCTGTTTGAATAGTCATTTGTGTCCTCCCCGTAAAAATATTTTATATCGAAACATGATTATATTTTATCAGATAATTATGATAAAGCAAGCCCCCTGGAACAGTTAGAATCTGGCCATCAAGCAGGAGGCCGCCAATGGACAAGTCTAATCTGGAAAAAGAATTAAAAATCCTGATCAGCAGCAAGCTCAAACAAATCCGTAAACAAAGCGGCAACACGATCGAGCAGATGGCAGAAGAGATCGGCATCGAATACACTAATTTTTGGAATCTTTACAGCGGTGTCAATCTGCCACGGCTGAGCACTTTGTTTCAGTTGAGCAAAACCTACAATTTTCCCATCGGCTACTGGTTTGAGGGCCTAGAAAAATTGACGGTCAAAGAAAAAGCCGCGGCGCGGCAAAAGACCAAACTGGCCAATTTGCTGAATGTTTATCAAAAACTGGACGAGAATACGCAGGACGTGGTGCTAAACATTCTTAAAAGCCACGCGCGCCGACGCAAACACACTATCAAATAACAGAATAATAGATTAGGCCGGATAGACCGAGACTTTTTGTTTTTCGCGGTTGTGGCGCTCAAATTTGACCACGCCGTCGATCGTGGCAAAAAGCGTAAAATTGTGTCCCAGGCCGACGTTTTGCCCGGGCAAAAATTTCGTCCCTTTCTGCCGCACGATAATATTGCCGGAGCGCACTTTTTGTCCGCCGTAAATTTTGACACCCCAATACTGCGCGTTGCTGTCACGTCCGTTGCGGGAACTGCCCTTGCCTGTTTTATGCGCCATTTTTTACTCCATTACCTGTTGATTTTCTCGATCCGCACAACCGTATAATTTTGCCGGTGGCCATTCTTGCGGTTGTAACCAGTTTTCGGCCGGAATTTTTGGATAATGACTTTTTCGCCCTTGGTCTGCTCGACCACCGCGGCCTGCACCGACACGCCGCTGAGATACGGCTGGCCGATCTGCACCGCGTCTCCGTCCGCCACGAGTAAAACCCGGTCAAAAACCACAACGGCGGCTTTTTCCGCGGCTAATTTTTCCACCGGAAAAACATCGCCCTCCGCCACTTTGTATTGTTTACCGCCCGTTTCGATAACCGCGTACATATTTATACCTCGCTTAAATAGGCGGTAATTTTACTTTAAGCAACAGTAAAAATCAATACATTGACCGGCACAAATTTCTCGATACATAAAGTAGCAAACCCATTTATTTTTCTTGGTATAAAAAAGCTGGAAATGGGTATACGTCTACCATATATGAATATGCTGAAGAAAATATTATTTAGTCTCCTGCTGGGAACCTGGGTCTTTGGCTCCACGGCCGGCAGTTTTCTGGACAACCCGATCTCGGCGCGCGCGCTGGGACTGGGCGGCTACGGCTCGGCTCTGCAGGAAGGCAGCGCGGCCTATCTCAACCCGGCCGTCATCAAAACGCAGAACAATCAGAGCTATCAGCTGACGCAGGGCAAGCTGCTCGACGAAGTCAACTACACGGCCTTTAATTATTCGATCGGCAATATCGCTTTTCTCGATCTGGGTTTAGGTTTTTCTTTTCTTAACGCCGGCATCGACGGTCTGCAGGAATCAACTTACGACAATGACACCGGCACCGCCGCTTACACCGGCCAGACTTTTGGCTACACCGGACGGGCATATATTTTGACCGCCGGTCTCAAAGTTCTGGACAATTTAGCGCTGGGGCTGAACTTCAAGACGGTGCAGGAAAATCTTTACGACCAAAGCAGTCTGGGCAGCGGGCTGGACATCGGTTTGCTCTGGCACACGCCAAAATTCGCGGCGGGATTGTCCCTGCTCAACATTGTGCCGCCCAAACTGACCTGGACCCAGGGCAGCGAGGAAGAATTGAACACGCGCCTGATCGCCGGCGCCGCTTATGAGATA
Above is a genomic segment from Candidatus Margulisiibacteriota bacterium containing:
- a CDS encoding helix-turn-helix domain-containing protein, with product MDKSNLEKELKILISSKLKQIRKQSGNTIEQMAEEIGIEYTNFWNLYSGVNLPRLSTLFQLSKTYNFPIGYWFEGLEKLTVKEKAAARQKTKLANLLNVYQKLDENTQDVVLNILKSHARRRKHTIK
- the rpmA gene encoding 50S ribosomal protein L27 gives rise to the protein MAHKTGKGSSRNGRDSNAQYWGVKIYGGQKVRSGNIIVRQKGTKFLPGQNVGLGHNFTLFATIDGVVKFERHNREKQKVSVYPA
- the rplU gene encoding 50S ribosomal protein L21; this encodes MYAVIETGGKQYKVAEGDVFPVEKLAAEKAAVVVFDRVLLVADGDAVQIGQPYLSGVSVQAAVVEQTKGEKVIIQKFRPKTGYNRKNGHRQNYTVVRIEKINR